A window of the Desulforapulum autotrophicum HRM2 genome harbors these coding sequences:
- a CDS encoding aspartate kinase gives MKVIKIGGGCLRGQGVVARIVELIGERGRGNVFVLSALSGITDQLSIGIKMALVDEETIPALIDGIRQEHLVLAQTLIPEEQDFLRLAQKLEKHFIKLERYFFGINFTREATSRMRDIIISYGERLSVILMAGVLQARGEQAVYIMPREAGIITDGRFGDATANMELTTEQMEKNVRPLMAVDTIVFIPGFFGVSQTNEVTTFGRGGSDYSAGVVAAALKAGILEIWKDTEGFMSADPGVVPGAKLISVLSYEEASELAYFGASILHPRTVEPVRKSGINITIKNTLNPDGPGSLITEQAVSAENVVKSVSHSRDIAILKVYASGVGLRQGILAAIATCLSDAGINIKSVVTSQTCICLLLSRKDIEQAHRVLSDIRPRLFRELEAINDNALVCVAGDGLHNHQGIAARCFTAVSEANVNIEMISFGPSKAALYFLVHEDDLEKTLQALHSHFV, from the coding sequence ATGAAGGTTATTAAAATCGGTGGGGGATGTTTACGGGGACAAGGGGTTGTCGCCAGGATCGTGGAGTTGATTGGCGAAAGGGGACGGGGGAACGTGTTTGTTCTTTCGGCACTGTCAGGCATCACAGATCAGCTGTCCATTGGCATAAAGATGGCATTGGTCGATGAGGAGACGATTCCGGCGCTGATTGACGGGATTCGCCAGGAGCATCTTGTGCTTGCGCAAACACTGATACCGGAAGAACAGGATTTTCTGCGCCTGGCCCAGAAACTGGAAAAACATTTTATAAAGCTTGAACGGTACTTTTTCGGCATCAATTTCACCCGGGAAGCCACATCCCGGATGCGGGATATCATCATCAGCTATGGTGAGAGACTTTCCGTGATTCTCATGGCAGGGGTGCTTCAGGCAAGGGGTGAACAGGCCGTTTATATCATGCCCCGGGAGGCGGGCATCATCACCGATGGCCGTTTCGGTGACGCCACGGCCAACATGGAATTGACCACTGAACAGATGGAAAAAAATGTGCGACCCCTCATGGCCGTTGACACCATTGTGTTTATTCCCGGTTTTTTTGGCGTGAGCCAGACAAATGAGGTCACCACCTTTGGCCGGGGAGGAAGTGACTATTCCGCAGGGGTTGTGGCGGCCGCCCTCAAGGCTGGAATTCTCGAAATCTGGAAGGACACCGAGGGGTTCATGAGCGCCGACCCTGGTGTGGTTCCCGGGGCAAAGCTCATTTCAGTGCTAAGTTATGAAGAGGCGTCTGAGCTTGCCTATTTTGGTGCATCCATTCTACACCCGAGAACGGTGGAACCGGTTCGTAAATCCGGTATCAATATTACAATTAAAAACACCCTTAACCCCGACGGTCCAGGAAGCCTGATCACCGAGCAGGCAGTATCTGCTGAAAACGTGGTTAAAAGTGTCTCCCATTCACGGGATATTGCCATTTTAAAAGTTTATGCGTCGGGGGTGGGGCTGCGCCAGGGAATTCTTGCAGCCATTGCAACCTGCCTGTCCGATGCCGGGATCAACATCAAATCCGTGGTTACCTCCCAGACCTGCATCTGTCTTCTTCTGTCCCGCAAGGACATAGAACAGGCCCACAGGGTTTTGAGCGATATCCGGCCAAGGCTGTTTAGGGAGCTCGAAGCAATCAATGACAATGCCCTGGTCTGTGTGGCAGGAGACGGTCTTCACAACCACCAGGGCATTGCGGCTCGTTGTTTTACAGCCGTGTCTGAGGCCAATGTCAATATTGAAATGATCTCATTTGGTCCGTCCAAGGCTGCTCTTTATTTTTTGGTCCATGAAGATGATCTTGAAAAGACCCTTCAGGCCCTTCATTCCCATTTTGTCTGA
- a CDS encoding FKBP-type peptidyl-prolyl cis-trans isomerase, with translation MLAKNITRGLTVATALLFIAGSGFCADETLKTEKEKISYALGATIGNNIKQDYAVDQEAFFKGFTSSTTGKILMTAEEMQQSMAIFQQQMQASQMAKMQAVADKNKIDGDVFLAENKVKEGVVTLESGLQYKVIKNGEGKKPVASDTVECNYRGTTIDGVEFDSSYKRGKPASFPVQGVIKGWTEALQLMNVGSKWMLYIPADLAYGDRGAGPTIQPGTTLIFEIELLGISG, from the coding sequence ATGCTAGCAAAGAACATCACCCGTGGCCTCACCGTTGCAACCGCCTTACTCTTTATTGCCGGTTCAGGCTTTTGTGCCGATGAAACATTGAAAACTGAAAAAGAGAAGATCAGCTATGCCCTTGGCGCAACCATCGGAAACAACATCAAACAAGATTATGCCGTTGATCAGGAGGCTTTTTTCAAGGGGTTCACGTCGAGCACCACAGGAAAAATCCTCATGACCGCTGAAGAGATGCAGCAGAGTATGGCGATCTTTCAGCAGCAGATGCAGGCAAGCCAGATGGCAAAAATGCAGGCAGTTGCGGACAAAAACAAGATCGACGGGGATGTGTTTCTTGCTGAGAACAAGGTAAAAGAGGGGGTTGTTACCCTTGAAAGCGGTCTTCAGTATAAGGTTATTAAAAATGGTGAAGGTAAAAAACCGGTGGCCTCGGACACGGTGGAGTGCAATTACAGGGGAACGACCATTGACGGTGTAGAGTTTGACTCTTCCTACAAAAGGGGGAAGCCTGCGTCATTTCCTGTACAGGGCGTGATCAAAGGGTGGACAGAAGCCCTTCAGCTCATGAATGTGGGATCCAAATGGATGCTCTATATCCCTGCTGACCTTGCCTATGGTGACCGGGGTGCAGGTCCCACAATCCAGCCGGGTACCACCCTGATTTTTGAGATCGAGCTGCTCGGCATCAGCGGATAG
- a CDS encoding sigma-54-dependent transcriptional regulator produces MAEIAIVDDEKVLVNSLRIGLTKKGYRVYPFYDANGFLSYLGANEPDLILLDLRLPDMNGLEVLRQIRLMNRQIPTVMITAHGDVQSAVQAMKTGAFDYLNKPFDMEELELIIKKVLGEAQLVKEVEHHRQRSYKAVILENIIGDSPPMLELYKTVKKLSHVKTTTVLIRGESGTGKDLLAKAIHNLNPRSGRPFIEINCASLPEHLLESELFGHEKGAFTDAKNRKTGLVEIANNGTLFLDEIGELSILLQAKLLKFIETKTFRRVGGTSEVSVNVFIITATNRNLEQAIREQTFRQDLFYRLNVVPLFSPPLRDRKEDILKITDYYLDHYCRKFGKDLLSMALDAQHIFLNYDWPGNVRELKNLIERLVILSDGATITGRHLPDGMIQPIAASERENRFDPMHVFKQDFSRGEQIPMDEILTAVEKKMIVNALEKADNVKTRAAKALGISRYSLLRRISRLKI; encoded by the coding sequence ATGGCTGAAATCGCAATTGTGGATGATGAAAAAGTGCTTGTAAACTCCCTCAGGATTGGTCTGACTAAAAAAGGGTATCGGGTATACCCCTTTTATGATGCCAACGGGTTTTTATCCTATCTTGGCGCAAATGAGCCTGATCTTATTTTACTTGATCTTCGATTGCCTGACATGAACGGATTGGAGGTGCTCCGACAAATCAGGCTGATGAACAGGCAGATCCCCACCGTTATGATTACGGCCCACGGTGATGTTCAATCTGCTGTTCAGGCCATGAAAACAGGCGCCTTTGATTATCTTAACAAACCCTTTGATATGGAAGAGCTTGAACTTATCATTAAAAAAGTGCTGGGTGAGGCACAGCTTGTAAAAGAGGTGGAGCACCATCGTCAGCGATCCTATAAGGCCGTTATTCTTGAGAATATCATCGGGGACAGCCCACCCATGCTGGAACTTTATAAAACCGTGAAAAAATTGAGCCATGTCAAGACCACAACGGTTTTAATCCGGGGGGAAAGTGGAACCGGAAAAGATCTACTGGCCAAGGCCATACATAATCTCAATCCAAGATCGGGCAGGCCGTTTATCGAAATTAACTGTGCATCGCTTCCTGAGCATCTTTTGGAAAGTGAACTTTTCGGCCATGAAAAAGGCGCTTTCACCGATGCCAAAAATCGTAAGACAGGCCTGGTGGAAATTGCAAACAACGGGACTCTTTTTCTGGATGAAATTGGTGAACTTTCCATTCTGTTACAGGCAAAGCTTCTTAAATTCATTGAGACCAAAACATTCAGAAGGGTCGGTGGAACCTCTGAAGTCAGTGTGAATGTATTTATTATCACGGCCACAAACCGTAACCTGGAACAGGCCATTCGTGAACAGACCTTTCGCCAGGACCTTTTTTACCGGCTCAATGTGGTCCCGTTATTTTCTCCCCCCCTCCGGGACAGGAAAGAAGATATTCTTAAAATCACGGACTACTACCTGGATCACTATTGCCGGAAATTCGGTAAAGATCTTTTGTCCATGGCCCTGGATGCCCAGCACATCTTTTTGAACTATGATTGGCCCGGCAATGTACGGGAACTGAAAAATCTTATAGAGCGTCTGGTCATTCTTTCCGATGGTGCCACAATTACGGGCAGACACCTCCCAGACGGGATGATACAACCGATTGCTGCTTCAGAAAGAGAGAACCGGTTCGATCCGATGCATGTTTTTAAGCAGGATTTTTCCAGAGGTGAACAGATACCCATGGATGAGATTTTAACAGCCGTTGAAAAAAAGATGATCGTCAATGCGCTGGAAAAGGCGGACAATGTAAAGACAAGGGCTGCAAAGGCCCTTGGAATCAGCCGCTACTCCCTCTTGAGGAGAATCAGCCGTCTCAAGATTTAA
- the glnA gene encoding type I glutamate--ammonia ligase → MTKEEILAIIEKENVNFFRIQFCDINGFMKNVAVPKSQIEKALDGKIMFDGSSIDGFARIQESDMYLKPDYNTFCVLPWRRRNGVSAARIMCDVHKADGTPFIGCPRVNLKRILAEAKEMGFTMNVGTEAEFFLFKLDEKGNATTTTDDNAGYFNLDPEDTGLDCRREIIETLEEMGYEIEASHHEVAEGQHEINFKYADALTCADNTVTFKWVVKSIAKKHGLHATFMPKPIFGINGSGMHTNQSLFNLDGTNAFADESDPLKLSQVAYQYIAGIMKNARGFSAVTNPIVNSYKRLVPGYEAPVYVAWSTSNRSALVRIPASRGIGTRVELRCPDPCCNPYLAFAMMLSSGLDGVKNKLAVPAPTNSNIFDMTATEKIEAGIASMPSSLSEAIEELKASPLTRHTLGEHIYEKYIINKEAEWDHYRISVTDWEVKEYLNIY, encoded by the coding sequence ATGACAAAAGAAGAGATTCTAGCAATCATAGAAAAAGAGAATGTTAATTTTTTTAGAATTCAGTTCTGTGATATCAACGGGTTCATGAAAAATGTTGCCGTGCCAAAGAGCCAGATTGAAAAGGCTCTGGACGGAAAGATCATGTTTGACGGTTCTTCCATTGACGGGTTTGCCCGGATCCAGGAGTCTGACATGTATCTTAAGCCCGATTACAACACCTTTTGTGTGTTGCCATGGCGGCGCAGGAACGGCGTGTCTGCCGCAAGAATCATGTGTGACGTTCACAAGGCCGACGGCACTCCGTTTATAGGATGTCCCCGGGTGAACCTTAAGCGAATCCTGGCCGAGGCAAAGGAGATGGGATTTACCATGAACGTCGGCACAGAGGCCGAGTTCTTTCTCTTTAAACTGGATGAGAAGGGAAACGCAACAACCACAACCGACGACAATGCCGGGTATTTCAACCTTGATCCCGAGGATACCGGCCTTGACTGCAGAAGGGAGATCATCGAAACCCTGGAGGAGATGGGGTATGAGATCGAGGCGTCCCACCATGAGGTTGCCGAGGGCCAGCATGAGATCAACTTCAAATATGCCGATGCCCTGACCTGTGCCGACAATACTGTAACCTTTAAATGGGTCGTAAAATCCATTGCAAAGAAACATGGGCTCCACGCCACCTTTATGCCAAAACCGATCTTTGGTATCAATGGTTCCGGTATGCACACCAACCAGTCCCTGTTCAATCTTGATGGAACTAATGCGTTCGCAGACGAATCAGACCCGCTGAAGTTAAGCCAGGTGGCCTACCAGTACATTGCCGGTATCATGAAGAATGCCAGGGGGTTCTCAGCCGTAACCAATCCCATTGTCAACTCATACAAACGCCTGGTGCCGGGTTATGAGGCGCCTGTGTATGTGGCCTGGTCAACTTCAAACCGAAGTGCCCTTGTCCGGATTCCCGCCTCCCGTGGCATTGGCACAAGGGTTGAACTCCGTTGCCCGGATCCCTGCTGTAACCCCTACCTTGCCTTTGCCATGATGCTCAGCTCAGGCCTTGACGGGGTCAAGAACAAACTTGCGGTTCCAGCCCCAACGAACAGCAATATCTTTGATATGACGGCTACAGAAAAGATTGAGGCCGGCATTGCCTCCATGCCGTCTTCGCTGAGTGAAGCCATAGAGGAGTTGAAGGCAAGCCCCCTTACCCGCCATACCCTTGGAGAGCATATCTATGAGAAATATATCATCAACAAGGAGGCGGAATGGGATCACTACCGGATCAGCGTCACCGATTGGGAAGTTAAAGAATACCTGAATATTTATTAA
- a CDS encoding LOG family protein, whose translation MKQICVFCGSSAGSDPEYVNMAAKLGKALAEKSIGLVYGGGSVGMMGVLADSVVKNGGSVTGVITEHLYKMEVAFTELSDLRVVNTMHERKALMADLSDGFISLPGGFGTMDEMFEIITWAQLNLHQKPCGFLNVNGYYNKLIEFIDHMILKNFINQACRPLVQVDEDPAGLLEKFHNYTPLPTNKGEWSKRLAANECLG comes from the coding sequence ATGAAACAAATTTGCGTATTTTGCGGATCAAGCGCCGGCTCGGATCCGGAATATGTTAACATGGCAGCCAAACTTGGAAAGGCCCTTGCAGAAAAAAGCATCGGGCTTGTCTATGGAGGCGGCAGTGTCGGAATGATGGGCGTTCTTGCCGACTCCGTCGTCAAAAACGGAGGAAGCGTCACCGGCGTTATCACGGAACACCTTTATAAAATGGAGGTGGCCTTTACCGAACTTTCCGACCTCAGGGTTGTCAACACCATGCACGAAAGAAAGGCCCTGATGGCAGATCTTTCAGACGGTTTTATCTCCCTTCCCGGCGGGTTTGGCACCATGGATGAAATGTTTGAAATCATCACCTGGGCCCAGCTCAACCTCCACCAGAAACCCTGCGGGTTTCTCAATGTTAATGGATATTACAACAAGCTCATCGAATTTATTGATCACATGATCCTGAAAAACTTTATCAATCAGGCATGCAGACCCCTGGTCCAGGTGGATGAAGACCCGGCAGGGCTTCTTGAAAAATTCCACAACTACACGCCTTTACCCACCAACAAGGGTGAATGGAGTAAACGTCTTGCGGCCAACGAGTGCCTTGGCTAA
- a CDS encoding dicarboxylate/amino acid:cation symporter, with the protein MKVLNWYFKSNLLIRILLGLILGAVAGLFFGPQIAVISPLGDIFVRLLKMIVMPVVILTLVVGAASIQPARLGKVGGKTVLFYMLTTGFAVGIGLLMGNIFHPGAGMDLAGVSSEFGKALTKPSMLDTLVNIIPKNPFTAVSSGQILPTIFFTLIFGIGLAFIRDSEEERIRDAAETVFRFFEGGAEVIYKMVNWILQYAPIGVFALIAVVFGKQGAQAFGPLGILTLSFYLGIVIHAVLVYGGLLAFFGISPIQFFSRAKEATITAFVTRSSGGTLPVTLGIAQKKMGVSKGVFSFTLPLGATINMDGNAIYQGVCAIFIGFAIGSPLTIDQQFTVIITAVLASIGAAGVPGAGAIMLLLVLNSVGLKVEPGTTVAMAYAMIFGIDALLDMGRTALNVTGDLAVTCAVAKSEKELDQAIWNDGGDSKKMSKVA; encoded by the coding sequence ATGAAAGTGCTGAACTGGTATTTTAAATCCAATCTTTTAATCAGAATCTTACTTGGTCTGATTCTGGGAGCCGTTGCCGGATTGTTCTTTGGTCCGCAAATTGCGGTTATAAGTCCCCTTGGAGATATTTTCGTTCGCCTTTTAAAGATGATTGTCATGCCCGTTGTTATTCTTACCCTTGTTGTGGGGGCTGCCAGCATTCAGCCTGCCCGTCTTGGTAAGGTTGGTGGTAAGACTGTTCTATTTTATATGCTGACCACCGGTTTCGCCGTTGGCATCGGCCTTCTCATGGGCAACATTTTTCATCCTGGAGCAGGAATGGATCTTGCCGGTGTGTCATCGGAATTTGGCAAGGCACTGACAAAACCGTCAATGCTTGATACACTTGTAAATATCATTCCTAAAAATCCCTTTACCGCTGTATCATCCGGCCAGATACTGCCGACAATATTTTTTACCCTTATCTTTGGAATCGGTCTTGCCTTTATCCGGGACAGTGAGGAGGAGCGGATAAGAGATGCGGCTGAGACGGTTTTTCGGTTTTTTGAAGGGGGTGCAGAAGTTATTTACAAAATGGTAAACTGGATTCTTCAATACGCACCCATCGGTGTTTTCGCCCTTATTGCCGTTGTGTTTGGAAAGCAGGGCGCCCAGGCGTTCGGCCCCCTTGGAATTCTCACCCTGTCCTTTTATCTTGGCATTGTCATCCATGCCGTCCTTGTTTATGGCGGATTACTCGCCTTTTTTGGGATTTCTCCCATTCAGTTTTTCTCAAGGGCCAAGGAAGCGACCATAACGGCTTTTGTTACCCGCAGCAGCGGTGGAACCCTTCCGGTGACCCTTGGGATTGCCCAGAAAAAAATGGGCGTTTCAAAGGGAGTCTTTTCCTTTACCCTTCCCCTGGGCGCCACCATCAACATGGATGGAAACGCTATTTACCAAGGTGTGTGTGCCATCTTCATTGGCTTTGCCATTGGTTCACCCCTTACCATTGACCAGCAGTTTACCGTCATTATAACAGCGGTGCTTGCATCCATTGGCGCGGCTGGTGTTCCCGGAGCCGGTGCCATCATGCTTCTGCTGGTTTTAAATTCAGTTGGATTAAAGGTTGAACCAGGAACAACCGTGGCAATGGCCTATGCCATGATTTTCGGTATTGATGCACTTCTTGACATGGGTAGAACCGCTTTAAATGTCACGGGTGACCTTGCCGTAACCTGTGCGGTTGCAAAAAGTGAAAAGGAACTGGATCAAGCCATCTGGAATGATGGTGGAGATTCTAAAAAAATGAGCAAGGTGGCCTGA
- a CDS encoding sirohydrochlorin cobaltochelatase produces MTIPVVLTAFGTTEKAFSTYARMDAAFRRLIPETPLYWAYSSRMVRDNLKKKGGTNPRSPSQVLEDLRKKGHEWAVVQSLHLAWGHEFERLRETAGNTTIRTSMGLPLLTSFQDYLAVADALAYLIPNTDDEAVVFVGHGTDHPAWAVYPALENVLCHRYGERVFTGVLEGMPKIEETIAKLKRHGFTKVCLIPFLLVAGFHFKKDLTLDDFSWEKRLEQEGIQVRVEPRAMGEIPGIIEIFATHIKEALDVIPR; encoded by the coding sequence ATGACCATCCCCGTTGTGTTGACAGCATTTGGCACCACAGAAAAGGCCTTTTCCACCTACGCCCGGATGGATGCAGCCTTCAGGAGACTCATCCCGGAAACGCCCTTGTACTGGGCCTACTCATCAAGAATGGTAAGGGACAACCTTAAAAAAAAAGGGGGAACAAACCCGAGATCCCCATCCCAGGTCCTTGAAGATCTCAGAAAAAAAGGCCATGAATGGGCCGTGGTCCAGTCGTTGCACCTTGCCTGGGGCCACGAATTTGAACGCCTCAGGGAGACGGCCGGGAACACCACTATCCGCACGTCCATGGGGCTCCCCTTGCTGACCTCCTTTCAAGATTATCTGGCAGTGGCCGATGCCCTGGCCTATCTGATACCCAATACCGACGACGAAGCCGTGGTTTTTGTGGGACATGGCACCGACCATCCGGCTTGGGCCGTCTACCCTGCCCTGGAAAACGTGCTTTGCCATCGGTATGGGGAACGTGTCTTTACAGGGGTCTTAGAAGGGATGCCCAAGATCGAAGAAACCATTGCAAAACTCAAACGTCACGGTTTTACAAAGGTCTGCCTTATTCCCTTTCTGCTCGTGGCCGGGTTTCACTTTAAAAAAGATCTAACCCTGGATGATTTTTCCTGGGAAAAACGGCTTGAACAAGAGGGCATCCAGGTCAGGGTAGAACCCCGGGCCATGGGCGAAATCCCCGGCATCATCGAAATCTTTGCAACCCACATCAAGGAAGCCCTGGATGTAATCCCAAGGTGA
- a CDS encoding ATP-binding protein: protein MVFYFSVNAYTLSIETVTEKQVSQLVQRIAEQTETLCLQIVHDMEQLSTLPYVQIAFVEYQNTHRLNLLREKLDRFRNGRTLYERITLFTNHGRVLAANHMTEQTSPNQFVLGKNRSMAGVDDVFYKIFKENDQNHIAIFKRVYDFQEQHQPVGFVSVLIPLDHVVAFLERLEMGPDSEKLIVMETGEPVFSQNEFQRHEQVNDKKKEYAAQIPVMNWRILLRIPERELFKDVHQLVQRNLFFMFVVLLLAMGASFFFSRREIHPLTEIINGTREFAAGNLDHRIQTPSGIEVRRLSNAFNQMAKQLKERQLELIKSNKLAALGLLIAGIAHEIKNPLAGIKTTAQVMVEVLQLCPRHETQVNLDENDYYDIKGMAQDIGQEVNRLNKIVTDLLNFAKPRPSRITRCDMKEIVDDCLRILQKEIKNRKITISNEVRNCISMADRDQMVQVFINLLLNAISIVAPGTGIISLASFKNESTAPVIIIKDNGPGIPEEKVDHIFDPFFSMSGTGTGLGLSIVYTLLAQNNARIKVSSRVGNGTQFQLTFKEYHDREPGDG from the coding sequence ATGGTTTTTTATTTTTCTGTAAATGCCTATACCCTATCCATTGAAACCGTCACTGAAAAACAGGTGTCCCAGCTTGTTCAGCGGATTGCAGAACAGACGGAAACGCTCTGTCTTCAGATCGTCCATGACATGGAACAGTTGTCGACCCTTCCCTATGTACAAATTGCGTTTGTGGAATATCAAAATACCCATCGGCTAAACCTGCTCAGGGAAAAACTCGATCGGTTTAGAAACGGTCGAACGCTTTATGAACGCATAACCCTTTTCACAAACCACGGGAGAGTGCTGGCAGCAAATCACATGACTGAACAAACAAGTCCAAATCAGTTTGTTCTAGGAAAAAACAGGTCCATGGCCGGGGTAGATGATGTTTTTTATAAAATATTCAAGGAAAATGACCAAAACCATATTGCCATATTTAAAAGGGTCTACGATTTTCAGGAACAACATCAACCCGTGGGTTTTGTATCCGTTCTTATCCCCTTGGATCATGTTGTCGCCTTTTTGGAACGCTTGGAAATGGGACCGGACAGTGAAAAACTTATTGTAATGGAAACAGGTGAGCCTGTTTTCAGTCAAAACGAGTTTCAACGCCATGAACAGGTTAATGATAAAAAAAAAGAGTATGCCGCACAGATTCCTGTCATGAACTGGCGTATTCTGCTCCGTATTCCTGAACGAGAACTTTTTAAAGATGTGCACCAGCTTGTTCAAAGGAATCTTTTTTTTATGTTCGTTGTCTTGCTTCTTGCCATGGGGGCTTCTTTTTTCTTTAGTAGACGAGAGATCCATCCTTTGACTGAAATTATCAACGGGACAAGGGAATTTGCAGCGGGAAACCTGGATCATCGAATCCAAACCCCTTCGGGCATTGAAGTCAGGCGGCTTTCAAATGCATTCAACCAGATGGCAAAACAACTCAAGGAACGGCAGCTTGAACTGATAAAATCAAATAAACTGGCCGCCCTGGGGCTTTTGATTGCCGGTATTGCCCATGAGATCAAAAATCCCCTGGCCGGGATTAAAACCACGGCCCAGGTCATGGTGGAAGTTCTTCAATTATGTCCCAGGCATGAAACACAGGTTAACCTTGACGAAAACGACTACTACGATATCAAGGGGATGGCCCAGGACATCGGTCAGGAGGTTAACCGGTTAAATAAAATTGTTACAGACCTTCTCAACTTTGCCAAACCCCGGCCTTCAAGAATAACCCGATGTGATATGAAAGAAATTGTTGATGACTGCCTTCGTATTTTACAAAAGGAGATCAAGAACAGAAAGATTACCATATCCAACGAGGTGAGAAACTGTATTTCCATGGCAGACCGGGATCAGATGGTTCAGGTGTTTATCAACCTTCTTTTAAATGCAATTTCAATCGTGGCCCCTGGTACCGGGATTATTTCCCTTGCCAGTTTTAAAAATGAATCCACTGCCCCTGTAATTATCATCAAGGATAACGGGCCGGGAATACCTGAGGAAAAAGTCGATCATATTTTTGATCCTTTCTTTTCCATGTCCGGTACCGGCACGGGACTGGGACTGTCCATCGTTTATACCCTGCTTGCCCAGAACAATGCCCGCATCAAGGTCTCAAGCCGGGTTGGAAACGGAACTCAATTTCAACTGACATTCAAAGAATATCATGACAGGGAGCCTGGAGATGGCTGA
- a CDS encoding CYTH domain-containing protein, protein MAIEIERKFLLRHDTWQQQAKTHVAMRQGYIKNSVEGVVRVRIVDTAAFLTIKGQTCSFTRLEYEYPIPIADAQEMLDRLCPKPLVEKQRFFIDHGGFTWCVDQFTGANMGLVLAEIELESEDQTFEPPAWIGREVTKDPRYYNASLVNHPYLEWKVRPVP, encoded by the coding sequence ATGGCCATTGAAATAGAACGAAAATTTCTGCTGCGGCACGACACCTGGCAACAACAGGCTAAAACCCATGTTGCCATGCGTCAGGGGTATATCAAGAATAGTGTGGAAGGTGTGGTAAGGGTCAGGATTGTCGATACCGCGGCATTTCTAACCATCAAAGGCCAAACCTGCAGCTTCACCCGCCTGGAGTATGAATACCCCATACCCATCGCCGATGCCCAGGAAATGCTGGACCGTCTCTGCCCCAAACCCCTGGTGGAAAAACAGCGATTTTTCATTGATCATGGGGGATTCACCTGGTGCGTTGACCAGTTTACAGGTGCCAACATGGGACTGGTCCTTGCAGAGATCGAACTTGAGTCGGAAGACCAGACCTTTGAACCACCCGCCTGGATTGGCCGGGAGGTAACGAAAGATCCCCGCTACTACAACGCCAGCCTGGTGAACCACCCCTATTTAGAGTGGAAAGTCAGACCCGTTCCCTGA
- a CDS encoding S1C family serine protease: protein MTSLKETAVFFVWIVVCLVLSPYRAMACNGIECLPDTIERVKPAIVGIGTVQKTRRPPGVLGGTGFVIADGNHVITNAHVIPEKFNTRYHEFLAVFTGRDRNLSVTPAEVVLTDREHDLALLKIPGDPLPVLTLGNDETVREGEVYALSGYPLGAALGLHVVTHHCLISAITPIILPVFRGRKLDQSRVDLLINPFDVFQLDGTAYPGNSGSPLYDIRTGAVVGIVNMVLVKGAKENAITDPSGITYAIPLRHVKAILKKAGLNY, encoded by the coding sequence ATGACAAGCTTAAAAGAAACAGCCGTTTTTTTTGTATGGATTGTGGTTTGCCTTGTTTTATCACCCTACAGGGCAATGGCCTGCAACGGGATCGAATGTTTGCCTGACACCATCGAACGGGTCAAACCCGCCATTGTCGGTATCGGCACGGTTCAGAAAACACGCCGTCCTCCCGGGGTGCTCGGCGGAACAGGGTTTGTGATAGCAGACGGAAATCATGTGATCACAAATGCCCATGTGATTCCAGAAAAATTCAACACAAGATACCATGAGTTTCTGGCCGTGTTCACAGGCCGGGACAGAAATCTGTCCGTTACCCCGGCCGAGGTGGTGTTGACGGACAGGGAGCATGATCTTGCCCTGTTGAAAATACCGGGAGATCCCCTGCCTGTATTGACCCTTGGAAATGATGAAACAGTTCGGGAAGGAGAGGTGTATGCCCTGTCGGGATATCCTTTGGGGGCAGCCCTGGGTCTCCATGTGGTGACCCACCACTGTCTGATATCTGCCATCACGCCCATCATTCTTCCCGTGTTCAGAGGCCGCAAACTGGATCAGTCACGGGTGGATCTTCTTATCAATCCCTTTGATGTTTTCCAGCTCGACGGCACGGCCTACCCGGGAAACAGCGGTAGTCCATTGTATGACATCAGGACGGGTGCTGTTGTGGGCATTGTCAATATGGTGCTGGTAAAAGGGGCAAAGGAAAATGCCATCACTGATCCCAGCGGTATCACCTATGCCATTCCCCTCCGCCATGTAAAGGCAATCCTTAAAAAGGCGGGCCTGAATTATTGA